The window GCGTCCTCGCGTCGATCACGTTCTCGGGCTTCATCGGCCTGGCGTGGATCATCTTCTTCCTGCCGGAGGAACCGCGCGGCATCACGGCGATCATCATCGTCAACATCATCATGGCGCTGTTCACCCCGTCATCGAACTTCGGTTTCGACGACATCCGTGAGGACCTCGACCGCCGCATCGTCGCCACCGCCACCGGCATGTCCAACATGGGAGGCTTCTTCGCCGGCATGATCGCCGCCCAGCTGGTCGGTGTCCTCCTCGACCACTCCTCGCAGGGCGCGGCCTACACGTGGGCCGACTTCCGCTTCGCGTGGTGGGCCGTCATCGTCACCTGGGCGATCGGCATGACCGGGCTGATCACGTTCCGGATCATCGTCGCCCGTCGACGCCGCGAGCAGGCGGAGGGTGGCCGCGGATCCGTCCGCATCGTGGACAGTTCCGACGGCGAATAGGCCCCTTACCGGCAGAAACTACCCCCGAAATAGGTGTTTACATCTCATTTTCCGCGGGGAGGAAGCATGATCTTCCCCATGCGTAAGACCATCATCAGCCTCATCGCAGCCACCGCCGTGGCCTTCGGCTCCATCCAGCCGGCAACCGCCCAGTCCTCCCTCAGCTCGGAGGAGACCACCTCGGCCAGCTCCCTGAGCTCCGCCGACACGTCCTCCGAGGACACCGGCGACACCGACGACGCCGAGGGCGACGGACTTTCCGCCGCAGGCTCCCTCGACTCCTCCTCCGAGGGCGACGCCGCCCTCATCATCGGCGTCGTGGCCGTCACCGGCCTCATCGCGGGTGGCCTCCACTGGGCCGTCCAGCAGCGCATGATCCCGAACCCGCTCCCGGGCATCATCCCGGATCCGGCTCCGGTCCACCAGCCTGCACCGGCCCCTGCTCCCGCTCCGGCCCCGCAGCCGGCACCGGCTCCGGCCCCGGCTCCCGCGCCGGCACCTGCCCCGCAGCCCGCTCCCCGTCCTGCTCCGGCCCCGGCACCGGCACCGGCACCCGTGAACAACGGTGGCGGCGTGTACTACAAGAACTGCGCCGCCGTGCGCGCCGCAGGCAAGGCTCCGCTCTACCGTGGGCAGCCGGGTTACGCACCGCACCTCGACCGCGACCGCGACGGCATCGCCTGCGAGTAGTTGATTTACTCGCAGCGGCGAGTACCCTCATGCGTGGACAATTTCCCAGTTGTCCACGCATTTTTTGCTTCTCGACGTCAGCGAGGCCCCATGTCCCCCAGGACCACCACCCTCCGTTCCGGGATTGCCGTCCTCTCCCTCGCGGCGTGCGCGGTGCTTTCCGGCTGTGTCGTCTCGCCCGCGGACAGCAATCCGCAGCAGGCCTCCCTGCCGTTGCCCCCGGCAACGACGACGGTCCGGGAGACCGCGACGACCACCGCCACCTCGACGGTGACGGCGGAACCTGTCACCGAGACGATGTACATCATCCCCGACGCGTTCACCGAGACCGTC of the Corynebacterium humireducens NBRC 106098 = DSM 45392 genome contains:
- a CDS encoding excalibur calcium-binding domain-containing protein, which translates into the protein MRKTIISLIAATAVAFGSIQPATAQSSLSSEETTSASSLSSADTSSEDTGDTDDAEGDGLSAAGSLDSSSEGDAALIIGVVAVTGLIAGGLHWAVQQRMIPNPLPGIIPDPAPVHQPAPAPAPAPAPQPAPAPAPAPAPAPAPQPAPRPAPAPAPAPAPVNNGGGVYYKNCAAVRAAGKAPLYRGQPGYAPHLDRDRDGIACE